Proteins from a genomic interval of Lolium perenne isolate Kyuss_39 chromosome 1, Kyuss_2.0, whole genome shotgun sequence:
- the LOC127329273 gene encoding agamous-like MADS-box protein AGL80, with protein MVSRIVDKQKRNKALKRRLPVLLKKAGELATLCDVPACLVAYCPGKAEPVVWPSPAAAANVVRRYRDQPNVKGFKNELGGKEFLKQKNDKVRVQISKVQMKCREEEIKCVITDSVTGHRGSFDDLPTDILVSVGCTVQNKLHAINARLQEIRSGRAALAVLPPHSPAQMVEPLPMVASPLLQAPVMLEPQPPQHDGTNPMTLDGEPSHGSDLLAMFDPFDAADNGSALTTTEDMLEAFLHAGMFSPLIPSPSFNP; from the coding sequence ATGGTTAGTAGGATCGTGGACAAGCAGAAGCGCAACAAGGCGCTCAAAAGGCGGCTGCCGGTTCTTCTGAAGAAGGCCGGAGAGCTCGCCACCCTGTGCGACGTACCGGCCTGTCTTgtggcctactgtcccggcaagGCCGAGCCAGTGGTCTGGCCGTCGCCGGCAGCGGCCGCCAATGTGGTGCGACGGTACAGAGACCAGCCAAACGTGAAGGGTTTCAAGAACGAGCTGGGCGGCAAGGAGTTCCTGAAGCAAAAGAATGACAAGGTTAGAGTGCAGATTTCCAAAGTCCAGATGAAGTGTCGCGAGGAGGAGATCAAGTGCGTCATCACCGACTCCGTCACTGGCCACCGCGGTAGCTTCGACGACCTGCCTACTGACATCCTCGTCTCGGTAGGATGCACAGTACAGAATAAACTCCACGCAATCAATGCTCGCCTGCAAGAGATCCGTTCGGGTCGTGCTGCACTCGCGGTGCTTCCTCCACATTCTCCTGCGCAAATGGTTGAGCCTCTTCCGATGGTGGCAAGTCCTCTTCTGCAGGCCCCGGTGATGCTGGAACCTCAACCACCGCAGCAtgatggtaccaatcccatgaccTTGGATGGGGAGCCAAGCCATGGTAGCGACCTCCTGGCGATGTTCGACCCCTTCGACGCCGCTGACAATGGCAGCGCCCTAACCACCACCGAGGATATGCTTGAGGCCTTCCTGCACGCTGGGATGTTCTCCCCGCTTATTCCGAGTCCAAGCTTCAATCCCTAG